Part of the Rothia mucilaginosa genome, CGGTTCCCTGTCTGCGCTTCGCCACGTCACGCCTGATTTGACGGCTGTTGTGACGGTTGCTGACGATGGCGGTTCGTCGGGTCGTTTGCGTGAGGAGATGGGTATTCTCCCTCCCGGGGACTTGCGTATGGCGCTTTCTGCGCTGTGTGATGACACCGATTGGGGTCGCACGTGGCGTGATGTGATGCAGCATCGTTTTAGCGCGCCCGAAGGTTATGAGGGTGAGTTCCCGCTGGATTACCACGCTCTCGGTAACCTGCTGATTGCTACTCTCTGGCAGCTGCTGGATGACCCGGTTGCCGGTCTGGACTGGGCGGGTGCCCTGCTGAACGCGCGCGGCCGCGTGCTACCGATGGCGCTGGATCCGATGGTCATTTACGGCACCGTGCTGCGTGAGCATAACGGTGGCGGTATTGAGCGTGTGAAGGTGGTCGGCCAGGTGAACCTCTCGAAGGAGGAACGGGTTCACGATATTGGTCTGACCCCTGAGAATGCTCGCCCCTGCCCGGAGGCGCTCTCCGCTATTGAGGAATCCGATTGGATTGTTTTGGGTCCGGGTTCGTGGCGTACGTCGGTTCTGCCGCATCTGCTGTTGGACGCTCAGCGTGAGGCGATTATCCGCACGGAGGCGCGCCGCTGCGTGGTCATGAACCTCTCCGATGATAAGGAGACGGTCGGTTTCACCCCGGCAACG contains:
- a CDS encoding gluconeogenesis factor YvcK family protein; translation: MSTHSTSYDTQGIPRLPALPTQALRLLKTTHRSPKVTAMGGGHGLYGSLSALRHVTPDLTAVVTVADDGGSSGRLREEMGILPPGDLRMALSALCDDTDWGRTWRDVMQHRFSAPEGYEGEFPLDYHALGNLLIATLWQLLDDPVAGLDWAGALLNARGRVLPMALDPMVIYGTVLREHNGGGIERVKVVGQVNLSKEERVHDIGLTPENARPCPEALSAIEESDWIVLGPGSWRTSVLPHLLLDAQREAIIRTEARRCVVMNLSDDKETVGFTPATHLDLLRQYAPKLHLDAVIADADMQADHRSELEREASAMGAKVVWAHLRSSSQPNVHDPLKLAAAYNEAFELSS